GATCCGAATGGGGTTATATGGAGCAACGACCCAGGAAAGACAAGGAAGAGACTCCACGTACGAATCCGGCGAAAGTTTCGGGTAAAGCACCAGCTCCAATGGACGCGAAATTCGCCCCTCCCACAATTTCGTCATTCTTCAGCTGGAGATAAGGTGGGATCAGTGGCAGCTTCGCATATTCAGCTGAATCACCCAGAAAGATTTGATTAAACGATGGATCGTCGATGGGcgaaggaaaagcaagaatATGGAGAAGTTATACCAATGAAATCGACCATAATACGACCGTCAGTGATTCTGCCAGTGGGATAGTGAAAGAAAGTCTCGTCATATGGAGAGAAATTTGCTCTGAAAAATGCGGTGGTGTTTATGTAGTTGTTGGTCCCCGCATCATTCAGGGCGTCGCCGAAGATGAATAGAGCGACATCGTTCTGGGTTTGATTGATGTCACAGAGAGTCGACAGAAGGAGGCCAGTGAAGATGGTGAAGAAGAGGATGTGGACATTTGGAGTTGACATTGGTGATCTCGGGTCGGACGATGCGACTTCTCTTCAGATCTTGTAGGTACGTTGAGTGATTTAGAGAATGATTCCATAACAGTTTTTAATTTACTATGAGATTGACAGTCTATTCTAAACTGCAAGAAACCAAATaacaaaagattataaattGTCATGGGACCTATTCCTTCAATAATTTGTGGCTAACAACAAActattattttcacaataaccTAAAAATTATTATGCTAGCAAAGTCTAGTGATTTGAATAAAGCAATTTGTACAGCCGTCTTCTCGGGGAAGAAGGCCCGTGATACTTCTTTCCCTTTTGGCCAAACACATGGCGTCATACAGATTTTTTGGGGGGCTTTGAAGATGATTTGCGTTCTGAACTTCACCTTCACATTAATGAACTAACGATACGTTTGGCCAATTCCCAGTTCTATGCttcatcttttgctttttcattttgggGTAATGAGACCATTTAGCACGCTTTTACGTCAGGGATTATGCTCAGATTGGGTAATGAGACCATTAATGGGTTCATTGATCCATATGTAGTTAAATTAAGCTAAGAGCCAAGAGGGTTGGCCGCGCGAGACGGTTTCTCTAGATTTTGATAGTTTGGCAAGTAATACGAGGTCAGTGCGCTTGATAAAACCGATAAAAAGAAAGTCAAATAAGTAATGACAAAAGGAGAGTATGTGAATATATTGGTTTGTAGACCCAAAAAGGCTGTAGAGATCAATGATTAAAAGACTTATTTAGCTCCCATAAACATCAGTTATGATAATATCTGCAAAAAGTATCtagaaacaaaatcaaaacagCTACAAGATATAAGAAATCAGATAaaggtatttatttattttttaatcggaaatatctctttttcatttcattgaagGAAGCATCGATGAGAGGAGGAAATGGGCCTCAAAACGAAGGAAATCCCTTAAGGTTTGAGAAGGGGGAGGCGGGCATGGATCGCCACG
Above is a window of Eucalyptus grandis isolate ANBG69807.140 chromosome 9, ASM1654582v1, whole genome shotgun sequence DNA encoding:
- the LOC104420728 gene encoding GDSL esterase/lipase 1-like — translated: MSTPNVHILFFTIFTGLLLSTLCDINQTQNDVALFIFGDALNDAGTNNYINTTAFFRANFSPYDETFFHYPTGRITDGRIMVDFIAEYAKLPLIPPYLQLKNDEIVGGANFASIGAGALPETFAGFVVDFKTQLKQFESLVKNLRDNLGGEKAERIVLDGVYFISIGLNDYVAVLNNPALFQSVSMEDYVGMVVGNISTVLEVNPYP